A part of Limihaloglobus sulfuriphilus genomic DNA contains:
- a CDS encoding zinc-ribbon domain-containing protein, producing MFCKNCGKQIEDGSKFCPECGESQYGHQPSEPDSVQAQKKLIYYGTLASLAGIIIGIYIKQIHIVVVSALGFMVGAFKINELRKR from the coding sequence ATGTTTTGTAAAAATTGCGGAAAACAGATCGAGGACGGTTCAAAATTCTGCCCTGAGTGCGGCGAGTCGCAATACGGCCACCAGCCCAGCGAGCCTGATTCAGTGCAGGCACAAAAGAAGCTGATCTACTACGGCACATTAGCCTCTCTTGCAGGGATTATTATAGGTATTTATATTAAGCAAATACACATAGTGGTTGTCTCGGCGCTTGGGTTTATGGTAGGTGCGTTTAAAATTAATGAGCTCAGGAAAAGATGA
- a CDS encoding PIN/TRAM domain-containing protein translates to MLLYIVRGLFIIIFCTVLFLSLNNVVESQAVIYDTNLFIGILAAVILAIVVLVIDWLTPKKVVSSLAGVFFGLLVGILFSSLVASPFIEAINLLYNIGLEEEQISMSQWLVSICICYLTVSIVIRTKDDVRFIIPYVEFARQSKGIRPLVLDSSVIIDGRISELVDTKVFDAPFIVPRFILNELQLLSDSADKLKRARGRRGLDLLAKLQANPNVEVTMDDTPPPGVDHKSPVDHKLVAFTKTVDGRLVTTDFNLAKVAQLRELDIVNINDIARALRPVVLPGEELVVTVLKAGEEDNQGIAYLEDGTMVVVDGGNRVIGKTVSATVTSSLQTSAGKMIFAKFGQGSGNNQDDNRGRQGGRRPESRQRR, encoded by the coding sequence ATGCTGCTATACATTGTTCGCGGGCTTTTTATAATTATCTTCTGCACGGTTTTGTTCCTGTCGCTGAATAACGTCGTTGAATCACAGGCGGTAATCTACGACACAAATCTATTTATCGGAATACTCGCGGCAGTCATCTTGGCGATAGTGGTTCTGGTGATTGACTGGCTTACTCCAAAAAAAGTAGTCTCATCTCTGGCGGGAGTCTTTTTCGGCCTGCTGGTTGGTATCCTTTTTTCAAGCCTTGTTGCAAGCCCGTTTATTGAGGCAATTAACCTGCTCTACAACATCGGGCTCGAGGAAGAGCAGATAAGCATGAGTCAGTGGCTTGTTTCGATATGTATCTGTTATCTTACCGTCAGTATCGTTATCCGGACAAAGGATGATGTGCGTTTTATAATCCCCTATGTAGAATTTGCACGTCAAAGCAAGGGTATCAGGCCGCTTGTGCTGGATTCTTCTGTGATAATAGACGGCAGGATCTCCGAGCTTGTAGATACAAAGGTTTTTGACGCGCCCTTTATTGTGCCGCGTTTTATACTAAATGAGCTTCAGCTGCTCAGCGACTCCGCCGACAAGCTAAAGCGTGCCCGCGGCCGCAGAGGCCTCGACCTGCTGGCGAAGTTGCAGGCAAACCCCAACGTTGAGGTTACGATGGACGATACACCGCCGCCCGGCGTTGATCATAAATCACCTGTTGACCACAAGCTCGTGGCGTTCACCAAAACCGTTGACGGCAGGCTGGTTACAACAGATTTTAACCTCGCCAAAGTCGCTCAGCTTCGGGAACTGGATATCGTCAATATCAATGACATTGCCCGCGCACTTAGGCCGGTGGTTCTGCCCGGCGAAGAGCTTGTAGTAACTGTGCTTAAGGCCGGCGAAGAAGACAACCAGGGTATAGCCTATCTTGAAGACGGTACTATGGTTGTCGTTGACGGCGGCAACAGGGTCATAGGCAAGACGGTAAGTGCTACGGTAACCAGCTCTCTTCAGACCTCCGCGGGTAAGATGATATTCGCAAAATTCGGTCAAGGCAGCGGAAATAATCAGGACGATAACCGCGGCCGCCAGGGCGGCAGACGCCCGGAGAGCAGACAGCGGCGATAA
- a CDS encoding TraR/DksA family transcriptional regulator, protein MIKKADKRASGTAVKCDETLLSQEELNHFQQLLLDKLKEIIGDVHHIEEDVLRMTRGESSGDLSSMPMHMADIGTDNFEQEFSLNLVDSERKILKLIYEALARMAENKYGICLGTSTMIGKPRLEAMPWAKYCIEYARMVEKGKIEEGDTIDYDELVAML, encoded by the coding sequence ATGATAAAGAAGGCCGACAAACGTGCTTCTGGAACAGCTGTAAAGTGTGATGAAACACTGCTGAGCCAAGAAGAACTTAATCATTTTCAGCAGCTTTTGCTTGATAAACTCAAAGAAATCATCGGTGATGTTCACCATATAGAAGAGGATGTGCTCCGAATGACTCGGGGCGAATCGTCCGGTGACCTCTCCTCGATGCCCATGCACATGGCAGACATCGGCACAGATAACTTTGAACAGGAGTTTTCCCTTAACCTCGTTGATTCTGAGCGTAAAATCCTCAAATTGATTTATGAAGCTCTGGCAAGGATGGCGGAAAACAAGTACGGTATATGTCTTGGTACATCTACCATGATCGGCAAACCTCGTCTCGAGGCAATGCCCTGGGCTAAATACTGCATTGAATACGCCCGCATGGTAGAAAAAGGCAAGATCGAAGAAGGCGACACCATCGACTACGATGAGCTTGTAGCCATGCTGTAG
- a CDS encoding sigma-54 interaction domain-containing protein, with amino-acid sequence MPAALPKEVKLLSDIASALASTQELNQTLERILCLLDTHLGLQRGSVYLLNKETEQLELMVAHGVAEESKKNAVYQIGEGLTGTVFKSGESIIVPDVTKDPRFLGKAGTPVAGKGKMIAFFCLPIKLEGKTIGTISVSRESKSDSTFLTNASLLNVIATMVGQAVKLAQKLEKERTGWQEENRKLREQLRNRFDVHNMVGSSNAMQGVYQLIEQVAESNATVMIRGESGTGKDLVAHAIHYKSLRAEKPFVKINCTALPESLLESELFGHEKGAFTGAIERKKGRFEMAKGGTIFLDEIGDFTPGLQVKLLRVIQFREFERVGGSETIEANVRIVVATHKHLEKLIETGEFREDLYYRINVFPIFLPPLRERKDDIMLLADYFLEKFSKENRKRITRLSTPAIEMLTSYHWPGNIRELENCIERAVLMCNEDVIRSEHLPPSLQMVRRRSAPGRTLPEMVENLERELIVDSLKKTGGHQRKAAAELGLTERMLGYKVKKYGIYPKQLV; translated from the coding sequence ATGCCGGCCGCATTACCAAAAGAAGTCAAACTTCTCAGCGACATAGCCAGTGCTTTGGCTTCTACCCAGGAGCTTAACCAGACATTAGAAAGAATTCTATGCCTGCTTGATACCCATCTGGGCCTTCAGAGGGGTTCGGTGTATCTTCTCAACAAAGAGACCGAGCAGCTTGAGCTCATGGTTGCCCACGGTGTTGCCGAGGAGAGCAAAAAAAACGCGGTATATCAGATAGGTGAAGGGCTCACCGGTACGGTTTTCAAGTCTGGAGAGTCTATTATCGTGCCGGATGTTACCAAAGACCCCCGTTTTCTCGGTAAGGCGGGAACTCCGGTTGCCGGCAAAGGCAAAATGATAGCTTTTTTCTGTCTGCCGATAAAGCTCGAGGGTAAAACCATAGGCACAATAAGTGTCAGCCGCGAGTCAAAATCTGACAGTACGTTTCTGACAAACGCCAGCCTTCTCAATGTCATTGCCACCATGGTCGGCCAGGCGGTTAAGCTCGCTCAGAAACTCGAGAAAGAACGCACCGGCTGGCAGGAGGAAAACCGCAAACTTAGAGAGCAGCTCAGAAACAGATTTGATGTTCATAACATGGTCGGCTCATCCAACGCCATGCAGGGGGTTTATCAGCTTATAGAACAGGTTGCGGAAAGCAACGCAACAGTCATGATACGCGGCGAGAGCGGCACGGGCAAGGACCTGGTAGCCCATGCGATACATTATAAAAGCCTGCGTGCGGAAAAGCCCTTTGTCAAGATTAACTGTACTGCGCTTCCGGAGTCTCTGCTTGAGAGCGAGCTCTTTGGACACGAAAAAGGCGCCTTTACCGGCGCGATTGAGCGTAAAAAGGGCCGGTTCGAAATGGCAAAGGGCGGAACAATATTTCTGGACGAAATCGGCGATTTCACCCCCGGTCTCCAGGTTAAGCTGCTCAGGGTAATTCAGTTCAGAGAGTTTGAACGCGTCGGCGGCTCGGAAACCATAGAGGCCAATGTCCGGATTGTAGTTGCAACGCACAAACATCTTGAAAAACTCATAGAGACCGGCGAGTTCAGAGAAGATTTGTATTACAGAATAAATGTATTCCCGATATTCCTGCCGCCGCTTCGGGAGAGAAAAGATGATATAATGCTGCTGGCAGATTACTTCCTCGAGAAATTCAGCAAGGAAAATCGAAAGCGGATAACACGCCTTTCCACGCCGGCTATTGAGATGCTGACAAGCTATCACTGGCCCGGTAATATACGCGAGCTGGAAAACTGCATCGAGCGGGCGGTATTGATGTGCAACGAAGATGTAATCCGAAGCGAGCACCTGCCGCCGTCACTGCAGATGGTTCGGCGAAGATCCGCGCCCGGCCGGACACTGCCGGAGATGGTTGAGAATCTCGAGCGTGAACTGATAGTGGATTCGCTCAAGAAAACCGGCGGTCATCAGCGAAAAGCCGCCGCGGAGCTTGGCCTGACAGAGAGAATGCTCGGATACAAGGTAAAAAAATACGGTATATATCCTAAACAGTTAGTATAA
- a CDS encoding translation initiation factor Sui1 — protein sequence MNDGLNINPGLVYSTDSGRMCPDCGRPVGECRCRREKKQKILGDGRVRISRQTKGRKGKGVTVITGLPLSEEDLKELAKKLKSKCGCGGTVKDADIEIQGDQRDRIMAELTKLGYKPKLSGG from the coding sequence TTGAATGACGGTCTTAACATAAACCCCGGGCTGGTTTACTCCACAGACAGCGGCAGGATGTGCCCTGATTGCGGAAGGCCGGTTGGTGAATGTAGATGCCGCCGAGAGAAAAAACAGAAAATCCTCGGTGACGGAAGGGTACGTATCTCCCGCCAGACAAAGGGCCGCAAGGGAAAGGGCGTAACTGTTATAACCGGTTTACCCCTGAGCGAAGAGGATTTGAAAGAGCTCGCCAAAAAGCTCAAAAGCAAATGCGGCTGCGGCGGAACAGTAAAAGATGCTGACATAGAAATTCAGGGTGACCAGAGGGACAGGATTATGGCTGAATTGACAAAGCTCGGGTACAAACCAAAACTTTCCGGCGGCTGA
- a CDS encoding sialate O-acetylesterase, translating into MKISKMLLLLGVFQLTAFTSLKLPGIYTDNMVIQQNSSALFRGWADPGEIIHINSEPAGLKGIAVADTDGRWETKIETPAADNMPMQITISSRNDRTVLHNVLLGEVWLASGQSNMNFPLFGVHNADAEVKAANFSNIRLFAVPRRTTDIPQKDIHGAEWMVCNPKNASGFSAVGYYFAANIHRELGVPVGIIKSAVGGTPIEAWMDRPTLEMQLPQMAEHYDTFSQKWHNGGKEIYDEKLHSYEEELKAADGQEKDKPAQPRPPMGPEHIQHPCGLYNGMIEPVAGYTLRGFIWYQGEGNSWRAKGYIDLSRAMVQLWRQKWNARLPFYFVQIAPCSYYDQNSQGMENICSELREAQRLSLEAIPDSGMAVSLDTVDDIDDIHPRNKKVIGKRLALIALNKTYGQDVIYSGPVLRKTVCQGSTLRLTFDHAHGGLVVKDTEQNWFEIAGSDGKYYPADVKIDGDSLLLSSGKVQNPATARYAWSNTAGASLFNGEGLPASSFRTDNSSWQTEDKWSYF; encoded by the coding sequence ATGAAAATCAGTAAAATGTTGCTGTTATTGGGAGTTTTTCAGCTTACCGCTTTTACCTCGCTGAAACTGCCGGGGATATATACAGATAACATGGTCATCCAGCAGAATTCCAGTGCCCTTTTCCGCGGCTGGGCAGACCCGGGCGAAATTATTCATATAAACTCTGAACCCGCCGGCTTAAAAGGAATTGCCGTCGCTGACACAGACGGCAGATGGGAAACGAAGATTGAAACACCTGCCGCGGATAACATGCCGATGCAGATAACTATAAGCAGCCGGAATGACAGGACGGTACTGCACAACGTTCTGCTCGGCGAAGTCTGGCTGGCATCGGGTCAGTCGAATATGAATTTCCCCCTTTTCGGTGTTCATAACGCAGACGCTGAAGTCAAAGCGGCGAACTTTTCTAATATCAGGCTCTTCGCTGTGCCGCGAAGGACAACTGATATCCCCCAAAAGGACATTCACGGCGCTGAATGGATGGTATGCAACCCCAAAAACGCATCAGGCTTTTCGGCGGTTGGATATTATTTCGCGGCAAATATTCACCGCGAGCTCGGCGTGCCGGTAGGCATTATCAAGTCCGCTGTCGGCGGAACACCGATAGAAGCGTGGATGGACAGGCCGACACTGGAGATGCAGCTGCCTCAAATGGCAGAGCATTACGATACATTCTCTCAAAAGTGGCACAACGGCGGTAAAGAAATCTACGACGAAAAATTGCATTCATACGAAGAAGAGCTCAAAGCCGCCGACGGGCAGGAAAAGGATAAACCCGCCCAGCCGAGGCCGCCCATGGGCCCCGAGCACATTCAGCACCCTTGCGGCCTTTACAACGGCATGATTGAACCGGTTGCCGGCTATACGCTAAGGGGATTTATATGGTATCAGGGTGAAGGTAACTCATGGCGGGCAAAGGGTTACATTGATCTCTCCAGGGCGATGGTTCAGCTTTGGCGTCAGAAATGGAACGCCCGGCTGCCGTTCTATTTTGTTCAGATAGCTCCGTGCAGCTACTATGACCAGAATTCCCAGGGAATGGAAAACATCTGTTCCGAACTGCGGGAAGCTCAGCGGCTTTCGCTCGAGGCTATACCCGATAGCGGCATGGCTGTATCGCTCGACACTGTGGACGACATCGATGATATCCACCCCAGAAATAAAAAGGTAATAGGCAAACGGCTGGCACTGATTGCGCTGAATAAAACCTACGGCCAGGACGTGATTTATTCCGGGCCGGTGCTGAGAAAAACTGTTTGTCAGGGCAGCACTTTGAGACTGACCTTTGACCATGCCCACGGCGGCTTAGTGGTAAAAGACACGGAACAAAACTGGTTCGAAATCGCCGGAAGCGACGGAAAATACTATCCTGCCGATGTGAAAATTGACGGCGATTCGCTTCTTCTCAGCAGTGGCAAAGTACAAAACCCCGCTACCGCTCGCTACGCATGGAGCAACACCGCCGGCGCAAGCCTGTTCAACGGTGAAGGCCTGCCGGCATCTTCATTCAGAACAGACAACAGCAGCTGGCAAACCGAGGATAAGTGGTCTTATTTTTAG
- the rpsU gene encoding 30S ribosomal protein S21: protein MIKVRSRVGESVQQMVKRFKKMCEKEGLIRDMKRNSYYEKPSEKNRRRRKRGGGPR from the coding sequence ATGATTAAAGTACGATCGAGAGTTGGTGAATCTGTTCAGCAGATGGTAAAAAGATTCAAAAAAATGTGTGAAAAAGAAGGTCTCATTCGTGATATGAAGCGTAACAGCTATTACGAGAAGCCCTCTGAGAAAAATCGTCGTCGTCGCAAACGCGGTGGCGGACCCCGCTGA
- a CDS encoding polyprenyl synthetase family protein: MKTIDQTVKQYESAADNMLNAVEVEFNSRLENLFCGLGDGSLTPELFSGKRLRSRLFVIFALSGGLSLDAEPDTCSLAAAVELLHEASLLHDDVIDSAQIRRHKPSVSSADGNKKAVLLGDLLITEAFSAIPDGFISKTVGLFVRTTANMCRAELSQINSDPMSGMDKYLEIIGGKTASLFSLGARLGALAGGCSASESASAAEFGRAFGIAYQMADDYCDMFAASERTGKPRFQDIKTGIATLPLIVAKEVMPPNEFSRLLELISDSQADAAAELLREHRVDYYASRLIKDSCGESFSRLWLEESDPAFILLKSLSQSCFGEFTYL; the protein is encoded by the coding sequence ATGAAGACGATAGACCAGACTGTTAAGCAATACGAATCCGCGGCGGACAACATGCTCAACGCTGTTGAGGTGGAATTCAATTCCCGCCTGGAGAATCTCTTTTGTGGGCTTGGAGATGGTTCGCTTACTCCGGAATTGTTCTCCGGCAAAAGACTTCGCAGCCGGCTCTTTGTTATATTTGCTCTTTCCGGCGGTTTAAGCCTTGATGCAGAGCCGGATACCTGTTCGCTTGCCGCGGCAGTTGAGCTGCTGCATGAGGCGTCTCTGCTTCATGATGATGTAATAGATTCTGCTCAAATCCGCCGGCACAAACCTTCTGTAAGCTCTGCTGACGGGAATAAAAAAGCGGTCTTGCTGGGCGATCTTTTGATAACAGAGGCGTTTTCGGCGATACCTGATGGTTTCATAAGTAAAACTGTGGGGCTTTTCGTAAGAACCACCGCCAATATGTGCAGAGCGGAACTGTCGCAGATAAATTCTGACCCGATGAGCGGCATGGATAAATATCTGGAGATAATAGGGGGTAAAACTGCGTCTCTGTTTTCGCTCGGAGCCAGGCTGGGCGCTTTGGCGGGGGGCTGTTCCGCCTCTGAGTCGGCATCAGCGGCAGAGTTTGGAAGAGCTTTCGGCATTGCCTACCAGATGGCGGACGATTACTGCGATATGTTTGCCGCATCTGAACGCACCGGCAAACCGCGGTTTCAGGACATTAAAACCGGCATAGCGACATTGCCCCTGATAGTTGCCAAAGAAGTTATGCCGCCGAATGAATTTTCACGTCTGCTCGAACTTATATCAGATTCACAGGCTGATGCCGCGGCTGAACTGCTGCGGGAGCATAGAGTTGATTATTACGCTTCAAGGCTGATAAAAGACAGTTGCGGCGAAAGTTTTTCCCGTTTATGGCTCGAAGAATCTGATCCTGCCTTTATTCTGCTCAAATCTCTTTCTCAAAGCTGTTTTGGAGAATTTACATATTTATAG
- a CDS encoding LamG-like jellyroll fold domain-containing protein: protein MKRKPKRFFILLFVFLLSASALLADYAAIVESDGPVAWWRFNDYRYKDGFPAHESTGNIKNSTFQNDVMTAEAGVGGKCGWFNGNLAGVDLANELGPLIDSSSCVTFEAWLRCAVLPDSNLIQRIFATRIDGGKAGIDVGLYSYSDSQSQLRVAARSSAADSYTYASAAFTTPEKWVHLVCVIDYPSDMVRIYLDGSLASETALQFSSDVYDYGTPTQTGQIGRAPDFDVPYRGYLDEVAVYDKALSPERIQAHFNAGNPQEPGDLWAGQIAYCDPATNRMIGSPSMLLYDNGAMLASYDHAGNTIFKISYDNGKSWFFRSQIDDFRMATLFEHNGQTYTFGISTNPGHICISKSTNYGGSWTPRKILFEAQQEGKFGYHTGPVPVIHSNGKIYRVFEERVTDERWPIAYAAVVVWSEAGSDLLEPASWTMTNAVEFDPSWADPSWNCTSPGWLEGNVVEAPDGDVIVLMRFHSNPVVDKAAILTLSADDTVLSFDPETGFIDMPGGMHKFDIHRDPVTGLYLTLNNNNTDPLRPAQRNNLSLIGSEDLRNWYHIRTVLQDNSGYSWRDSMLNVGFQYVVWEADGDDIIYTSRTSYDGARDYHDSNRITFHRLENYLDFVAPCGMMGYSQMDFNKDCFVDILDFSCVAGEWLMCTHPYQAGCVNKNID from the coding sequence ATGAAACGCAAACCGAAAAGATTTTTTATATTATTATTTGTTTTTCTTCTTTCAGCTTCCGCTCTTTTGGCAGATTATGCCGCGATTGTGGAATCAGATGGGCCCGTTGCGTGGTGGCGGTTTAATGATTACAGATACAAGGACGGTTTTCCCGCACATGAGAGTACGGGCAACATCAAGAACTCAACATTCCAGAATGACGTAATGACAGCGGAAGCAGGCGTAGGCGGCAAGTGCGGCTGGTTTAACGGCAATCTCGCCGGTGTTGACCTGGCCAATGAGCTGGGCCCGCTCATAGACTCCAGCTCCTGCGTAACATTTGAGGCGTGGCTTCGCTGCGCTGTCCTGCCGGATTCCAACCTTATCCAGCGTATTTTTGCCACAAGAATAGATGGCGGCAAAGCTGGAATCGATGTCGGCTTGTATTCATACAGTGATTCTCAAAGCCAGCTCAGAGTCGCCGCGAGAAGCTCTGCCGCTGATTCTTATACGTATGCTTCCGCCGCGTTTACGACACCCGAAAAATGGGTGCATTTAGTCTGTGTTATCGATTATCCCTCCGATATGGTACGTATCTATCTTGACGGCAGTTTAGCCTCAGAGACGGCATTGCAGTTTTCCAGCGATGTTTATGATTACGGCACGCCCACGCAAACCGGTCAGATCGGCCGTGCGCCGGATTTTGATGTCCCGTACCGCGGCTATCTCGACGAGGTCGCAGTTTACGACAAGGCACTGAGCCCTGAGAGGATACAGGCTCATTTCAATGCAGGAAACCCGCAGGAACCTGGTGACTTGTGGGCCGGCCAGATTGCTTACTGCGATCCGGCTACAAACAGAATGATCGGTTCGCCTTCCATGCTGCTCTACGATAATGGGGCTATGCTGGCCTCATATGACCACGCCGGCAATACGATATTCAAAATATCTTACGACAACGGTAAAAGCTGGTTTTTCAGAAGCCAGATCGATGATTTCAGAATGGCAACACTTTTTGAACATAATGGCCAGACATACACATTCGGTATTTCAACCAACCCGGGCCATATATGTATCAGCAAATCCACGAACTACGGCGGAAGCTGGACTCCCAGAAAGATTTTATTTGAGGCCCAGCAGGAAGGCAAATTCGGCTATCATACCGGACCTGTGCCGGTTATACATTCCAACGGAAAAATCTATCGTGTTTTTGAAGAGAGGGTTACCGACGAACGATGGCCCATAGCTTACGCGGCTGTAGTGGTCTGGAGCGAAGCCGGCAGCGATCTGCTCGAGCCGGCAAGCTGGACAATGACAAACGCAGTTGAATTTGATCCCTCATGGGCTGATCCCTCATGGAATTGCACAAGTCCCGGCTGGCTCGAGGGCAATGTGGTAGAAGCTCCCGATGGCGATGTAATCGTACTTATGAGGTTTCACAGCAATCCGGTTGTTGACAAGGCTGCCATATTAACGCTAAGCGCAGATGATACGGTTCTAAGTTTTGACCCGGAGACGGGATTTATCGATATGCCCGGAGGGATGCACAAGTTTGACATTCACCGCGACCCTGTTACCGGATTGTATCTCACACTGAACAATAACAATACCGACCCTTTGAGGCCGGCACAGCGGAATAATCTATCACTTATCGGCTCGGAAGATCTGCGGAACTGGTATCATATCAGAACTGTCCTCCAGGATAATTCGGGCTACAGCTGGCGGGATTCTATGCTGAATGTCGGGTTTCAGTACGTCGTGTGGGAGGCCGATGGTGATGACATTATATATACAAGCCGGACATCTTATGATGGAGCCAGAGACTACCATGATTCAAACAGAATAACATTTCACCGTCTTGAGAACTACCTCGATTTTGTCGCCCCGTGCGGCATGATGGGGTATTCTCAAATGGATTTTAATAAAGACTGCTTTGTTGATATATTGGACTTTTCCTGCGTAGCCGGTGAGTGGCTCATGTGTACACACCCTTATCAAGCCGGTTGTGTAAACAAAAACATCGATTAA
- the yacG gene encoding DNA gyrase inhibitor YacG has product MKKDSNIQKCRACGRDFQVRVEGVLNPSYPFCSDRCRFSDLNSWLETDYNIPVKERDYELED; this is encoded by the coding sequence ATGAAGAAGGATTCAAATATACAAAAATGCCGCGCCTGCGGCAGAGATTTTCAAGTCCGCGTTGAGGGTGTCCTAAACCCTTCATACCCATTCTGTTCTGACCGCTGCCGGTTTTCTGACCTCAATTCATGGCTTGAAACCGATTACAACATTCCCGTTAAAGAGCGGGATTATGAGCTTGAAGATTGA